DNA sequence from the Acidobacteriota bacterium genome:
CCGTCCCCGAGGAGTTCCTCGGCGCCCTCCTGGGCGGCAGGCACTTCCTGCTCTCGAGCCACGCCCACCCGGACGGCGACGCCATCGGCTCGGAGGTCGCCCTGGCGCGGATCCTTCGGGCGACCGGACGCTCCGCAACGATCTGGAACGTCGATCCGGCGCCGGCAACCTACGACGGCGCCATCGGGGACACTCCGATCCACGTCGGCCGAACGCCGCCGCCCGGCTTTCCCGAGGCGTTCGACTTCGCGGTAGCTCTCGAGTGCCCGGGGCTCGACCGCACAGGCCTGGAGGATGCTCTGCGCCGGCTCGAGGTCCTGAACATGGACCATCACCTGGGCAACCGTCTCTACGGAGTCGCCAACTGGGTCGACACGGAAGCACCCGCCGTGGCCGAGATGGTGCTCCGTCTGGCGCACGCCCTCGACGCTCCGGTCGACCCGGCAACGGCCAACGCGCTCTACCTCGGGCTCTCGACCGATACCGGCAGTTTCCGGTTCTCGAACGCCACCCCGCGGGCCTTCGAAGCGGCTGCCGAACTCGTCCGGCGCGGCGCACGCCCCGAGCAGATCGCCGGGTGGCTCTACGAGTCCCAGCCACCAGGCGCCGTGCGCCTGCTCGGCGAGGTGCTGGGAACGCTCCAGCTCCACTGCGACGAACGAGTTGCCAGCGTCCGTCTGGAGCTGCGGATGTTCGAACGCGCGGGGGCTTCGCCGACCGACTCCGAGGGCTTGATCGACTACCCGCGGTCGATTCGCGGCGTCGAGGCGGTGGCGCTGTTTCGGGAGCGTCCCGAGGGAGACGTCAAGGTTTCTTTGCGCAGCCGCGGCGGGATCGATGTCGGCGCGATCGCCAGCCGGCGCGGTGGAGGCGGCCACAGGAACGCCGCCGGCTGCCTGATCGACACCGCGACGGACGAGACCGAC
Encoded proteins:
- a CDS encoding bifunctional oligoribonuclease/PAP phosphatase NrnA; protein product: MNALRTSPTVPEEFLGALLGGRHFLLSSHAHPDGDAIGSEVALARILRATGRSATIWNVDPAPATYDGAIGDTPIHVGRTPPPGFPEAFDFAVALECPGLDRTGLEDALRRLEVLNMDHHLGNRLYGVANWVDTEAPAVAEMVLRLAHALDAPVDPATANALYLGLSTDTGSFRFSNATPRAFEAAAELVRRGARPEQIAGWLYESQPPGAVRLLGEVLGTLQLHCDERVASVRLELRMFERAGASPTDSEGLIDYPRSIRGVEAVALFRERPEGDVKVSLRSRGGIDVGAIASRRGGGGHRNAAGCLIDTATDETDVIAELGAAVEAKGEDVARAATASEDAT